A genomic window from Pseudomonas alcaligenes includes:
- the rsmA gene encoding 16S rRNA (adenine(1518)-N(6)/adenine(1519)-N(6))-dimethyltransferase RsmA, with protein sequence MSEYQHRARKRFGQNFLHDAGVIHRILRAIHAREGERLLEIGPGQGALTEGLLGSGAQLDVIELDLDLIPILQAKFGANPHFRLNQGDALKFDFARLQAAPHSLRVVGNLPYNISTPLIFHLLDNAPLIRDMHFMLQKEVVERLAAEPGGGDWGRLSIMVQYHCRVEHLFNVGPGAFNPPPKVDSAIVRLVPHEVLPHPAKDHRLLERVVREAFNMRRKTLRNTLKQLLPAEAIEAAGVDGGLRPEQLDLAAFVCLADQLAARQSTAQAD encoded by the coding sequence ATGTCCGAATACCAACACCGCGCGCGCAAGCGCTTCGGCCAGAACTTCCTGCACGATGCCGGCGTCATCCACCGCATCCTGCGCGCCATCCACGCCAGGGAGGGCGAGCGCCTGCTGGAGATCGGCCCGGGCCAGGGCGCGCTGACCGAGGGCCTGCTGGGCAGCGGTGCGCAACTCGACGTGATCGAGCTGGACCTCGACCTGATCCCCATCCTGCAGGCCAAGTTCGGCGCCAACCCACACTTCCGGCTCAACCAGGGCGACGCCCTGAAGTTCGACTTCGCCCGCCTGCAGGCCGCGCCACACAGCCTGCGGGTGGTCGGCAACCTGCCGTACAACATCTCCACCCCGCTGATCTTCCACCTGCTGGACAACGCGCCGCTGATCCGCGACATGCACTTCATGCTGCAGAAAGAGGTGGTGGAGCGCCTGGCCGCCGAGCCGGGTGGTGGCGACTGGGGCCGCCTGTCGATCATGGTCCAGTACCACTGCCGGGTGGAGCACCTGTTCAACGTCGGCCCGGGCGCCTTCAACCCGCCGCCCAAGGTCGACTCGGCCATCGTTCGCCTGGTACCGCACGAAGTGCTGCCGCACCCGGCCAAGGATCATCGCCTGCTCGAGCGCGTGGTACGCGAGGCCTTCAACATGCGCCGCAAGACCCTGCGCAATACGCTCAAGCAGCTGCTGCCGGCCGAAGCCATCGAAGCCGCCGGGGTGGATGGCGGCTTGCGCCCGGAGCAGCTCGACCTGGCCGCCTTCGTGTGCCTGGCCGACCAGCTGGCCGCACGCCAGAGCACCGCGCAAGCGGACTAA
- the glpE gene encoding thiosulfate sulfurtransferase GlpE, whose product MSEFKRIPPEQAQALREQGAVVVDIRDPQSFASGHIRGSQHLDNHSLAAFIAAADFDQPLIVTCYHGNSSQSAAAYLAHQGFAEVYSLDGGFELWRNLFPGEVAQGEHE is encoded by the coding sequence ATGAGCGAATTCAAACGCATTCCCCCGGAACAGGCCCAGGCCCTGCGCGAGCAGGGCGCCGTGGTGGTCGACATCCGCGACCCGCAGAGCTTCGCCAGCGGCCATATCCGCGGCTCCCAGCACCTGGACAACCACAGCCTGGCCGCTTTTATTGCCGCCGCCGACTTCGACCAGCCGCTGATCGTCACCTGCTACCACGGCAACTCCAGCCAGAGCGCCGCCGCCTACCTGGCGCACCAGGGCTTCGCCGAGGTGTACAGCCTGGATGGCGGTTTCGAGCTGTGGCGCAATCTGTTCCCCGGCGAAGTCGCCCAAGGCGAGCACGAATAA
- a CDS encoding peptidylprolyl isomerase, with product MNVKNKLSDCLRPLLLGAVFLASAAQAQFQSIDRVVAIVDNDVIMYSQLDQRLREVEQTIGKRGGQLPPQDVLQQQVLERLIVENLQLQIGDRSGIRITDEELNQAMASIAQRNRLTLEQFRAALARDGLSYDDAREQIRREMVISRVRQRRVGERIQVTDQEVQNFLASDLGQMQLSEEFRLANILIPVPEAASPDEIRAAAQKTSQVYDSLRGGADFAQTAMSSSASENALEGGEIGWRKAAQLPPAFAELIRTLSVGDITEPVRTPSGFMIVKLLEKRGGDTLVRDEVHVRHILIKPNEVRSEEETRRLVERLYERIVAGEDFATLAKSFSEDPGSALNGGDLNWIDPNSLVPEFREMMAKTPSGQLSQPFKSPYGWHVLEVLGRRATDSSEQYREQQAMNVLRNRKYDEELQAWLRQIRDEAYVEIKL from the coding sequence GTGAACGTGAAGAACAAGCTTTCTGATTGCCTGCGCCCGCTCCTGCTGGGCGCAGTTTTCCTCGCCTCCGCCGCCCAGGCGCAGTTCCAGTCCATCGATCGCGTGGTCGCCATCGTCGACAACGACGTGATCATGTACAGCCAGCTCGACCAGCGCCTGCGAGAGGTCGAGCAGACCATCGGCAAGCGTGGCGGCCAGCTGCCGCCGCAGGACGTGCTGCAGCAGCAGGTCCTCGAGCGCCTGATCGTCGAGAACCTGCAGCTGCAGATCGGCGACCGCTCCGGCATCCGCATCACCGACGAGGAACTGAACCAGGCCATGGCCAGCATTGCCCAGCGCAATCGCCTGACCCTGGAACAGTTCCGCGCGGCCCTGGCCCGCGACGGCCTGTCCTACGACGACGCCCGCGAACAGATCCGCCGCGAGATGGTGATCAGCCGCGTGCGCCAGCGCCGCGTCGGCGAGCGTATCCAGGTCACCGACCAGGAGGTGCAGAACTTCCTCGCCTCGGATCTCGGCCAGATGCAGCTGTCGGAAGAGTTCCGCCTGGCCAACATCCTGATCCCGGTCCCGGAAGCGGCCTCGCCGGACGAGATCCGTGCCGCGGCGCAGAAAACCTCGCAGGTCTATGACAGCCTGCGTGGTGGCGCCGACTTCGCCCAGACCGCCATGTCCAGTTCGGCCAGCGAGAACGCCCTGGAGGGCGGCGAGATCGGCTGGCGCAAGGCCGCCCAGCTGCCGCCGGCGTTTGCCGAGCTGATCCGCACCCTGTCGGTCGGCGACATCACCGAGCCGGTGCGCACCCCGTCCGGCTTCATGATCGTCAAGCTGCTGGAGAAGCGCGGCGGCGACACCCTGGTGCGTGACGAAGTGCACGTGCGCCACATCCTGATCAAGCCCAACGAGGTGCGCAGCGAAGAGGAGACCCGTCGCCTGGTGGAGCGCCTGTACGAGCGCATCGTCGCCGGCGAGGACTTCGCCACCCTGGCCAAGAGCTTCTCCGAAGACCCGGGCTCCGCGCTCAACGGCGGCGACCTCAACTGGATCGACCCCAACAGCCTGGTACCGGAATTCCGCGAGATGATGGCCAAGACGCCGAGCGGCCAGCTGTCGCAGCCGTTCAAGAGCCCCTACGGCTGGCACGTCCTGGAAGTACTGGGCCGCCGCGCCACCGACAGCAGCGAGCAGTACCGCGAGCAGCAGGCGATGAATGTCCTGCGCAACCGCAAGTACGACGAGGAACTGCAGGCCTGGCTGCGCCAGATCCGCGACGAGGCCTACGTCGAGATCAAGCTGTAA
- a CDS encoding LPS-assembly protein LptD, with product MAVNLPLFRKKFPLLVTGGLLALQPLASPFAVAAEQYDCSASATGGWACSPKTNTAVQLPRPQHSATAVSAAPAGSAAQGNGQPQGEQPVLVTESGGRALQSRSADYSHLDWVPREQLTAAQLAEVGPYCEGAYVEPLRPGMSDDTPMDEAPMFVSAKASRYEQEKEAATLAGDVVLRQSSMQVEADEATLHQAENRGELKGNVRIRDNGMLVVGDRAEIQLDNGEAKVENAEYVIHKGHARGSALYAKREESSIVRLKDGTYTRCEPGSNAWHLKGNNVKLNPATGFGTATNVTLRVKDIPVFYTPYIYFPIDDRRQSGFLAPGISTSSDTGFSLSTPYYFNLAPNYDATLYPTYMAKRGLLMEGEFRYLTKGSEGQVGAAYLDDKEDERELQSDYEDQRWMYNWQHRGGLDERLLAEVDYTDISDPYYFQDLSSDLENLATPDFLNQRGTLTYRGDSFVARLNAHAYAQTSVIDITPYERLPQLTLDGKLPFQPGGLNFFYGTEYVRFDRDLRSGNFIDEDGNAQPWYDNNVRGLARSTGERVHLEPGISLPLESTWGFVKPSLKYAYTQYDLELDSIGKAQVGGDFEDSPDRSVPIASIDSGLYFDRNTQLFGTNFRQTLEPRAYYLYVPDEDQDEIPVFDTGEYRFNYAALFRDNRFSGRDRIGDENKLSLGVTSRWIEDNGFERQRVSLGQAIYFEDRKVQLPGIDYRTRDDATADFSPYALEYLYRFNRDWRLSSDFNWDGEAHRTRSGSLMFHYQPEDNPNKVINAGYRYRNDTVRYDQASGNWTFNPDFGTPGNPNYIKDYYKIQQHDFSVIWPMVPQWNLIARWQRDYARDRTLEAFGGFEYDSCCWKLRLINRYWIDYDETSLNPDVNEEPDRGIFLQIVLKGLGNVLGGKTEGFLEQGIQGYREREEQAF from the coding sequence ATGGCAGTAAATCTCCCCCTGTTCCGTAAAAAATTTCCGTTGCTGGTGACCGGCGGCCTGCTGGCCCTGCAACCCCTGGCCTCGCCCTTCGCCGTCGCTGCCGAGCAGTATGACTGCAGTGCCTCCGCCACTGGAGGCTGGGCCTGCTCGCCGAAAACCAATACTGCAGTGCAACTGCCACGTCCGCAGCACAGCGCTACGGCGGTCAGCGCCGCTCCGGCAGGCTCTGCCGCGCAGGGCAATGGCCAGCCTCAGGGCGAACAGCCGGTGCTGGTCACCGAGAGCGGCGGCCGCGCGCTGCAGAGCCGCAGCGCCGACTACAGCCACCTGGACTGGGTCCCGCGTGAGCAGCTGACCGCCGCCCAGCTGGCGGAAGTCGGCCCCTATTGCGAGGGCGCCTATGTCGAGCCGCTGCGCCCGGGCATGAGCGACGACACGCCGATGGACGAGGCGCCGATGTTCGTCTCGGCCAAGGCCTCGCGCTACGAACAGGAAAAGGAAGCGGCCACCCTGGCCGGTGACGTGGTCCTGCGCCAGTCGAGCATGCAGGTCGAGGCCGACGAGGCCACCCTGCACCAGGCCGAGAACCGCGGCGAGCTGAAGGGCAACGTGCGCATCCGCGACAACGGCATGCTGGTGGTCGGCGACCGCGCCGAGATCCAACTGGACAACGGCGAAGCCAAGGTAGAGAACGCCGAGTACGTGATCCACAAGGGTCATGCCCGTGGCAGCGCGCTGTATGCCAAGCGCGAAGAAAGTTCGATCGTCCGCCTCAAGGACGGCACCTACACCCGTTGCGAGCCGGGCAGCAATGCCTGGCACCTGAAGGGCAACAACGTCAAGCTGAACCCGGCCACCGGCTTTGGCACCGCGACCAACGTGACCCTGCGGGTGAAGGACATTCCGGTGTTCTACACCCCCTACATCTACTTCCCGATCGATGATCGCCGCCAGTCCGGCTTCCTCGCACCGGGCATCAGCACCTCGAGCGACACCGGCTTCTCGCTGTCGACGCCCTACTATTTCAACCTGGCGCCCAACTACGACGCCACCCTCTACCCGACCTACATGGCCAAGCGCGGCCTGCTGATGGAGGGCGAGTTCCGCTACCTGACCAAGGGCAGCGAGGGCCAGGTCGGCGCCGCCTACCTGGACGACAAGGAAGACGAGCGCGAGCTGCAGTCCGACTACGAAGACCAGCGCTGGATGTACAACTGGCAGCACAGAGGCGGTCTGGACGAACGCCTGCTGGCCGAGGTGGACTACACCGACATCAGCGACCCCTACTACTTCCAGGACCTCTCCAGTGACCTGGAAAACCTGGCAACACCGGACTTCCTCAACCAGCGCGGCACCCTGACCTATCGCGGCGACAGCTTCGTCGCCCGGCTCAATGCCCACGCCTACGCGCAGACCAGCGTGATCGATATCACGCCCTACGAGCGTCTGCCGCAGCTGACCCTGGATGGCAAGCTGCCGTTCCAGCCGGGCGGCCTGAACTTCTTCTACGGCACCGAGTACGTGCGCTTCGACCGCGACCTGCGCAGCGGCAACTTCATCGACGAGGACGGCAACGCCCAGCCCTGGTACGACAACAACGTGCGCGGCCTGGCCCGCTCCACGGGCGAGCGCGTGCACCTGGAGCCGGGCATCAGCCTGCCGCTGGAAAGCACCTGGGGCTTCGTCAAACCGAGCCTGAAGTACGCCTACACCCAGTACGACCTGGAGCTGGACTCGATCGGCAAGGCCCAGGTCGGCGGTGACTTCGAGGACTCGCCGGACCGCAGCGTGCCGATCGCCAGCATCGACAGCGGCCTGTACTTCGATCGCAACACCCAGCTGTTCGGCACCAACTTCCGCCAGACCCTGGAGCCGCGCGCCTACTACCTGTACGTGCCGGACGAGGATCAGGACGAGATCCCGGTTTTCGACACCGGCGAATACCGCTTCAACTACGCGGCCCTGTTCCGCGACAACCGCTTCAGCGGGCGTGACCGCATCGGCGACGAGAACAAGCTGTCCCTCGGCGTGACCAGCCGCTGGATCGAGGACAACGGCTTCGAGCGCCAGCGCGTCAGCCTCGGCCAGGCCATCTACTTCGAGGACCGCAAGGTCCAGCTGCCGGGCATCGACTACCGTACCCGCGACGATGCCACCGCCGACTTCTCGCCCTATGCGCTGGAGTACCTGTACCGCTTCAACCGCGACTGGCGCCTGAGCTCGGACTTCAACTGGGACGGCGAAGCACACCGCACCCGTTCCGGCAGCCTGATGTTCCACTACCAGCCGGAAGACAATCCGAACAAGGTGATCAACGCCGGCTATCGCTACCGCAACGATACCGTGCGCTACGACCAGGCCAGCGGCAACTGGACGTTCAATCCTGACTTCGGCACCCCGGGCAACCCGAACTACATCAAGGATTACTACAAGATCCAGCAGCACGACTTCTCGGTGATCTGGCCGATGGTGCCGCAGTGGAACCTGATCGCACGCTGGCAGCGCGACTATGCCCGCGACCGCACACTGGAAGCCTTCGGCGGCTTCGAGTACGACAGCTGCTGCTGGAAGCTGCGCCTGATCAACCGCTACTGGATCGACTACGACGAAACCAGTCTCAACCCGGACGTCAACGAGGAGCCGGATCGCGGCATCTTCCTGCAGATCGTCCTCAAGGGGCTCGGCAATGTGCTGGGCGGCAAGACCGAGGGTTTCCTCGAGCAAGGCATTCAAGGTTACCGTGAACGTGAAGAACAAGCTTTCTGA
- the pdxA gene encoding 4-hydroxythreonine-4-phosphate dehydrogenase PdxA, with translation MTTSRLFALTPGEPAGIGPDLCLLLAREAQPEALVAVASRELLAERAARLDLDIELREVGPGNWPGVPAPAGSLYVWDTPLQAPVVAGQLDAHNAAYVLQTLTRAGQGCLDGTFAGMITAPVHKGVINEAGIPFSGHTEFLAELTATEQVVMMLATRGLRVALVTTHLPLKDVAAAITAERLARVTRILHADLVEKFGIDQPRILVCGLNPHAGEGGHLGREEIEVIEPTLERLRGEGLELIGPLPADTLFTPKHLEQCDAVLAMYHDQGLPVLKYKGFGAAVNVTLGLPIIRTSVDHGTALDLAGSGRVDTGSLRVALETAYQMAAARS, from the coding sequence ATGACCACTTCCCGCCTGTTTGCCCTGACCCCCGGCGAGCCCGCCGGCATCGGCCCCGACCTGTGCCTGCTGCTGGCCCGCGAGGCGCAGCCCGAGGCGCTGGTGGCAGTGGCCAGCCGCGAGCTGCTGGCCGAGCGCGCCGCCCGGCTGGACCTGGACATCGAACTGCGTGAGGTCGGCCCCGGTAACTGGCCGGGTGTTCCGGCCCCGGCCGGCAGCCTGTATGTCTGGGACACGCCGCTGCAGGCACCCGTCGTAGCGGGCCAGCTGGATGCCCACAACGCTGCCTATGTGCTGCAGACCCTGACCCGCGCCGGCCAGGGCTGCCTCGACGGCACCTTCGCCGGGATGATCACCGCGCCGGTACACAAGGGCGTGATCAACGAGGCCGGCATCCCCTTCTCCGGCCATACCGAATTCCTCGCCGAGCTGACCGCAACCGAGCAGGTGGTGATGATGCTGGCCACCCGCGGCCTGCGCGTGGCCCTGGTGACCACCCACCTGCCGCTCAAGGACGTCGCCGCCGCCATCACTGCCGAGCGCCTGGCACGGGTCACCCGCATCCTGCACGCCGACCTGGTGGAGAAGTTCGGCATCGACCAGCCGCGCATCCTGGTCTGCGGCCTCAACCCGCACGCCGGCGAAGGCGGCCACCTGGGCCGCGAGGAAATCGAGGTGATCGAACCGACCCTGGAGCGCCTGCGCGGCGAGGGCCTGGAGCTGATCGGCCCGCTGCCGGCCGACACCCTGTTCACCCCCAAGCACCTCGAACAGTGCGACGCGGTGCTGGCCATGTACCACGACCAGGGCCTGCCGGTGCTGAAGTACAAGGGCTTCGGCGCGGCGGTCAACGTCACCCTGGGCCTGCCGATCATCCGCACCTCGGTCGACCACGGTACCGCCCTGGACCTGGCCGGCAGCGGACGGGTGGATACCGGCAGCCTGCGAGTGGCCCTGGAGACCGCCTACCAGATGGCCGCCGCACGCAGCTGA
- the apaG gene encoding Co2+/Mg2+ efflux protein ApaG, with the protein MAASPYQIDVSVETRYLPEQSTPEQNRYAFAYTVTIRNSGTQAAKLLTRHWIITDGDGRVQEVRGAGVVGQQPHLQPGESHTYSSGTVMATQVGNMHGSYQMVADDGKRFEAPIAPFRLAVPGALH; encoded by the coding sequence ATGGCCGCATCGCCCTACCAGATCGACGTCAGCGTCGAGACCCGCTACCTGCCGGAGCAGTCCACTCCGGAGCAGAACCGCTACGCCTTCGCCTACACCGTGACCATCCGCAACAGCGGCACCCAGGCGGCCAAGCTGCTGACCCGCCACTGGATCATCACCGACGGCGACGGCCGCGTGCAAGAAGTGCGCGGCGCCGGCGTGGTCGGCCAGCAGCCGCACCTGCAGCCCGGCGAGAGCCACACCTACAGCAGCGGCACGGTGATGGCGACCCAGGTCGGCAACATGCATGGCAGCTACCAAATGGTCGCCGACGACGGCAAGCGCTTCGAGGCCCCCATCGCACCGTTCCGCCTGGCCGTACCGGGGGCCCTGCACTGA
- a CDS encoding symmetrical bis(5'-nucleosyl)-tetraphosphatase: MATYAVGDLQGCLQPLRCLLEQVAFDPARDKLWLVGDLVNRGPQSLETLRFLFAMRDSLVCVLGNHDLHLLAAAHNVERLKKNDTLQEILDAPDRHDLLEWLRQQKLMHYDEQRDIALVHAGIAPQWTLKKALKRAAEVEEVLRDDARLPLFLDGMYGNEPAKWDGDLHGITRLRVITNYFTRMRFCTEDGTLDLKSKEGVDTAPPGYAPWFAWPHRRTRGQKIIFGHWAALEGQCDEPGLFALDSGCVWGGAMTLMNIDSRERLRCDCKEIAR; encoded by the coding sequence ATGGCGACCTATGCGGTAGGCGACCTGCAGGGCTGCCTGCAGCCGCTGCGATGCCTGCTCGAGCAGGTCGCCTTCGACCCGGCCCGGGACAAGCTGTGGCTGGTCGGCGACCTGGTCAACCGCGGCCCGCAGTCGCTGGAGACCCTGCGCTTCCTGTTCGCCATGCGCGATTCGCTGGTCTGCGTGCTCGGCAACCATGACCTGCACCTGCTGGCCGCGGCGCACAACGTCGAGCGCCTGAAGAAGAACGATACCCTGCAGGAGATCCTCGACGCGCCGGACCGCCACGACCTGCTCGAGTGGCTGCGCCAGCAGAAGCTGATGCACTACGACGAGCAGCGCGACATCGCCCTGGTGCACGCCGGTATCGCGCCGCAGTGGACGCTGAAGAAGGCGCTCAAGCGCGCCGCCGAGGTCGAGGAAGTGCTGCGCGACGACGCCCGCCTGCCGCTGTTCCTCGACGGCATGTACGGCAACGAGCCGGCCAAGTGGGACGGCGACCTGCACGGCATCACCCGCCTGCGGGTGATCACCAACTACTTCACGCGCATGCGCTTCTGCACCGAGGACGGCACCCTCGACCTGAAGAGCAAGGAAGGCGTGGACACCGCCCCCCCCGGCTACGCCCCCTGGTTCGCCTGGCCGCACCGGCGCACCCGCGGGCAGAAGATCATCTTCGGCCACTGGGCGGCGCTGGAAGGCCAGTGCGACGAGCCCGGCCTGTTCGCCCTCGACAGCGGCTGCGTGTGGGGCGGCGCCATGACCCTGATGAACATCGACAGCCGCGAGCGCTTGCGCTGCGACTGCAAGGAGATCGCCCGATGA
- a CDS encoding PrkA family serine protein kinase, whose translation MSIFSHFQQRFEATRQEEYSLQEYLELCKTDRSAYATAAERMLMAIGAPELLDTSVDPRLSRIFSNKVIRRYPAFADFHGMEECIDQIVSYFRHAAQGLEEKKQILYLLGPVGGGKSSLAEKLKSLMEHIPFYAIKGSPVFESPLGLFNADEDGKILEEEYGIPQRYLRSIMSPWATKRLNEFGGDISKFRVVKLHPSILNQIAIAKTEPGDENNQDISALVGKVDIRKLEEFPQNDADAYSYSGALCRANQGLMEFVEMFKAPIKVLHPLLTATQEGNYNSTEGLGGLPYSGIILAHSNESEWHSFRNNKNNEAFIDRIYIVKVPYCLRVTDEIKIYDKLLTHSSLASAHCAPDTLKMLAQFSVLSRLKEPENSNIYSKMRVYDGENLKDTDPKAKSIQEYRDAAGVDEGMAGLSTRFAFKILSKVFNFDPHEIAANPVHLLYVLEQQIEQEQFPAETRERYLRYIKEYLAPRYIEFIGKEIQTAYLESYSEYGQNIFDRYVLYADFWIQDQEYRDPETGEILNRVALNEELEKIEKPAGISNPKDFRNEIVNFVLRARANNNGKNPTWLSYEKLRVVIEKKMFSNTEDLLPVISFNAKASKEDQQKHNDFVKRMVERGYTEKQVRLLSEWYLRVRKSQ comes from the coding sequence ATGAGTATATTCAGCCACTTCCAGCAAAGATTCGAAGCGACTCGGCAGGAAGAATATTCCCTGCAGGAATATCTGGAGCTGTGCAAGACGGACCGCAGCGCCTATGCCACCGCGGCAGAACGCATGCTGATGGCCATCGGCGCGCCCGAGCTGCTGGACACCTCGGTCGATCCGCGGTTGTCGCGGATCTTCTCCAACAAGGTGATCCGCCGCTACCCGGCCTTCGCCGACTTCCACGGCATGGAAGAGTGCATCGACCAGATCGTCTCCTACTTCCGCCACGCCGCCCAGGGCCTCGAGGAGAAGAAGCAGATCCTCTACCTGCTCGGCCCGGTGGGCGGCGGCAAGTCGTCGCTGGCGGAGAAGCTGAAGTCGCTGATGGAGCACATCCCCTTCTACGCCATCAAGGGTTCGCCGGTGTTCGAGTCGCCGCTCGGCCTGTTCAACGCCGACGAGGACGGCAAGATCCTCGAGGAGGAATACGGCATCCCGCAGCGCTACCTGCGCTCGATCATGTCGCCCTGGGCCACCAAGCGCCTCAACGAGTTCGGCGGCGACATCAGCAAGTTCCGCGTGGTCAAGCTGCACCCCTCGATCCTCAACCAGATCGCCATCGCCAAGACCGAGCCGGGCGACGAGAACAACCAGGACATCTCCGCCCTGGTCGGCAAGGTGGATATCCGCAAGCTCGAGGAATTCCCGCAGAACGACGCCGACGCCTACAGCTACTCGGGCGCGCTGTGCCGAGCCAACCAGGGCCTGATGGAGTTCGTCGAGATGTTCAAGGCACCGATCAAGGTGCTGCACCCGCTGCTGACCGCCACCCAGGAGGGTAACTACAACAGCACCGAGGGCCTCGGCGGGCTGCCCTACAGCGGCATCATCCTGGCCCACTCCAACGAGTCGGAGTGGCACAGCTTCCGCAACAACAAGAACAACGAGGCCTTCATCGACCGCATCTACATCGTCAAGGTGCCCTACTGCCTGCGCGTCACCGACGAGATCAAGATCTACGACAAGCTGCTCACCCACAGCTCGCTGGCCAGCGCCCACTGCGCCCCGGACACCCTGAAGATGCTCGCCCAGTTCTCCGTGCTGAGCCGCCTGAAGGAGCCGGAGAACTCCAACATCTACTCGAAGATGCGCGTCTACGACGGCGAGAACCTCAAGGACACCGATCCCAAGGCCAAGTCGATCCAGGAGTACCGCGACGCCGCCGGGGTGGACGAGGGCATGGCCGGGCTGTCGACGCGCTTCGCCTTCAAGATCCTCTCCAAGGTGTTCAACTTCGACCCGCACGAGATCGCCGCCAACCCGGTGCACTTGCTGTATGTGCTGGAGCAGCAGATCGAGCAGGAGCAGTTCCCCGCCGAAACCCGCGAGCGCTACCTGCGCTACATCAAGGAGTACCTGGCGCCGCGCTACATCGAGTTCATCGGCAAGGAGATCCAGACCGCCTACCTGGAGTCCTACAGCGAGTACGGGCAGAACATCTTCGACCGCTACGTGCTGTACGCCGACTTCTGGATCCAGGATCAGGAGTACCGCGACCCGGAGACCGGCGAGATCCTCAACCGCGTGGCCCTCAACGAGGAGCTGGAGAAGATCGAGAAGCCGGCCGGCATCAGCAACCCGAAGGACTTCCGCAACGAGATCGTCAACTTCGTGCTGCGCGCCCGCGCCAACAACAACGGCAAGAACCCCACCTGGCTCAGCTACGAGAAGCTGCGCGTGGTGATCGAGAAGAAGATGTTCTCCAACACCGAGGACCTGCTGCCGGTCATCAGCTTCAACGCCAAGGCCAGCAAGGAGGACCAGCAGAAGCACAACGACTTCGTCAAACGCATGGTCGAGCGCGGCTACACCGAGAAGCAGGTACGCCTGCTGTCGGAATGGTATCTGCGGGTTCGCAAGTCGCAGTAG
- a CDS encoding YeaH/YhbH family protein: MSYVIDRRLNGKNKSTVNRQRFLRRYREHIKKAVEEAVSRRSITDMEHGEQISIPGRDIDEPVLHHGRGGRQTTVHPGNKEFNAGDHVQRPQGGGGGRGPGKASNSGEGMDEFVFQITQEEFLDFMFEDLELPNLVKRHLTGTDTFKTVRAGISNEGNPSRINIVRTLRSAHARRIALSGSSRSKLREAKAELERLKREEPDNLGDIQALEAEIERLSVRINRIPFLDTFDLKYNLLVKQPNPSSKAVMFCLMDVSGSMTQATKDIAKRFFILLYLFLKRNYERIEVVFIRHHTSAKEVDEEEFFYSRETGGTIVSSALKLMQEIMAARYPTNEWNIYGAQASDGDNWNDDSPVCRDILINQIMPFVQYFTYVEITPREHQALWYEYEQVGESFAKSFAQQQLVSAADIYPVFRELFQRRLVT, from the coding sequence ATGAGCTACGTCATCGACCGGCGTCTGAACGGCAAGAACAAGAGCACGGTGAACCGCCAGCGCTTCCTGCGGCGTTACCGTGAACACATCAAGAAGGCCGTGGAGGAGGCCGTCAGCCGGCGCTCCATCACCGACATGGAGCACGGCGAGCAGATCAGCATTCCCGGCCGCGACATCGACGAGCCGGTGCTGCACCACGGCCGTGGCGGCCGGCAGACCACCGTGCACCCGGGCAACAAGGAATTCAACGCCGGCGACCATGTGCAGCGCCCCCAGGGCGGCGGTGGCGGGCGCGGGCCGGGCAAGGCGAGCAACTCCGGCGAGGGCATGGACGAGTTCGTCTTCCAGATCACCCAGGAGGAATTCCTCGACTTCATGTTCGAGGACCTGGAGCTGCCCAACCTGGTCAAGCGCCACCTGACCGGCACCGACACCTTCAAGACGGTGCGCGCCGGCATCAGCAACGAGGGCAACCCCTCGCGCATCAACATCGTCCGCACCCTGCGCTCGGCGCACGCCCGGCGCATCGCCCTGTCCGGCTCCAGCCGCAGCAAGCTGCGCGAGGCCAAGGCTGAGCTGGAGCGGCTCAAGCGCGAGGAACCGGACAACCTGGGCGACATCCAGGCGCTGGAGGCGGAGATCGAACGGCTCAGCGTGCGTATCAACCGCATCCCCTTCCTCGACACCTTCGACCTCAAGTACAACCTGCTGGTCAAGCAGCCCAATCCCAGCTCCAAGGCCGTGATGTTCTGCCTGATGGACGTCTCCGGCTCCATGACCCAGGCCACCAAGGACATCGCCAAGCGCTTTTTTATCCTTCTCTACCTCTTCCTGAAGCGGAACTACGAGCGCATCGAGGTGGTGTTCATCCGTCACCACACCAGTGCCAAGGAAGTGGACGAGGAGGAATTCTTCTACTCCCGCGAGACCGGCGGCACCATAGTCTCCAGCGCGCTCAAGCTGATGCAGGAGATCATGGCCGCGCGCTACCCGACCAACGAGTGGAACATCTACGGCGCCCAGGCCTCGGACGGCGACAACTGGAACGACGACTCGCCAGTGTGCCGCGACATCCTGATCAACCAGATCATGCCGTTCGTGCAGTACTTCACCTACGTCGAGATCACCCCGCGCGAGCACCAGGCGCTGTGGTACGAGTACGAGCAGGTCGGCGAATCCTTCGCCAAATCCTTCGCCCAGCAGCAGCTGGTCTCCGCCGCGGACATCTACCCGGTGTTCCGCGAGCTGTTCCAGCGCCGCCTGGTCACCTGA